From Chloroflexota bacterium, the proteins below share one genomic window:
- a CDS encoding alanine--glyoxylate aminotransferase family protein produces MGQLRIPGPTPCPSEVLQAMAWQMINHRGPEFGEMLHDVTAKLKQLFQTKNDLYLLTGSGTGGLEAAIVNTLSPGDKVLSVTVGVFGERFTDMAAEFGAEVIPLRFEYGRVADPDEVRRALQKESEIKAVLITHNETSTGVTNDLAAISSVVKEFDKLLLVDAISSLGSIDLPVDKWRCDVTVTASQKGWMVPPGMAMVSVSKEAWQAHAKAKMPRFNWDFARAQKYLEIGQTPWTPAISIVFALSVALDLLLEEGLPNIFARQARIGNAAREGVKSLGLSLFADEKYASDTVTAVTVKDGLDVKGLLKILREEYQIVLAGGQQSLQGKIFRIGHLGLITEEDIKEIISALKEVLPRVSK; encoded by the coding sequence ATGGGACAATTGCGTATTCCAGGGCCTACCCCGTGCCCGTCGGAAGTCCTGCAGGCGATGGCCTGGCAGATGATAAACCACCGCGGGCCGGAATTCGGGGAGATGCTGCATGATGTTACCGCCAAGCTGAAACAGCTATTCCAGACCAAAAACGACCTGTACCTGCTGACAGGTTCCGGGACGGGGGGACTGGAGGCGGCAATTGTCAATACTCTCTCTCCAGGGGATAAGGTCCTTTCCGTGACGGTGGGAGTGTTCGGGGAGCGGTTTACCGACATGGCGGCGGAGTTTGGCGCCGAGGTTATCCCGCTCCGCTTTGAGTATGGCAGGGTGGCTGACCCCGACGAAGTACGACGCGCATTGCAAAAGGAATCGGAAATCAAGGCCGTGCTGATAACACATAATGAAACCTCGACCGGCGTTACCAATGACCTGGCGGCCATCAGCTCCGTGGTCAAGGAGTTTGATAAACTGCTGCTGGTCGATGCCATCAGCAGCCTGGGCTCGATTGACCTGCCAGTGGACAAATGGCGCTGCGATGTAACCGTAACTGCCTCCCAGAAAGGGTGGATGGTACCTCCGGGCATGGCGATGGTCAGCGTCAGCAAGGAGGCGTGGCAGGCGCATGCCAAAGCCAAAATGCCCCGTTTCAACTGGGACTTTGCCAGAGCTCAAAAATATCTGGAGATAGGGCAGACACCCTGGACGCCGGCGATATCAATCGTGTTTGCCCTCTCGGTGGCGCTGGACTTGCTGCTTGAGGAAGGATTACCCAACATCTTCGCCCGTCAGGCCAGGATAGGCAATGCGGCCCGGGAGGGGGTGAAATCGCTGGGATTATCTCTCTTCGCCGACGAGAAGTACGCTTCCGACACAGTTACTGCCGTGACCGTCAAGGACGGCCTGGATGTAAAGGGACTGCTCAAAATACTGCGCGAGGAATACCAGATAGTGCTTGCCGGCGGCCAGCAGAGCCTGCAGGGTAAGATATTCCGCATCGGGCACCTGGGCCTGATAACAGAAGAGGATATCAAAGAGATAATCTCAGCCCTGAAAGAGGTGTTGCCCAGGGTAAGCAAGTAA
- a CDS encoding uracil-DNA glycosylase encodes MTTLSELNQEIARCVLCEIAKYRTNTVPGEGPEDAEIMFIGEAPGWHEDQQGRPFVGPAGHYLEQLLASIGLTRRQVFIANVIKCRPANNRDPLPTEIQNCQKWLDQQMDTIKPKMVVTLGRYSMARFFPGKSISKIHGTAVKQDSTILFAMYHPAAALHQQSLRQAIEADMKKIPAVLAETKSVPEAEPGAQQLSMF; translated from the coding sequence ATGACGACGCTAAGTGAGCTTAATCAGGAAATTGCCCGCTGTGTGCTGTGCGAGATAGCCAAGTATCGGACCAATACCGTACCCGGAGAGGGCCCGGAAGATGCTGAAATCATGTTTATCGGTGAAGCTCCGGGCTGGCATGAAGACCAGCAGGGACGGCCTTTTGTCGGGCCAGCCGGCCACTATCTGGAGCAACTTCTGGCGTCCATTGGCCTGACGCGGCGTCAGGTCTTTATCGCTAATGTTATCAAGTGCCGCCCCGCAAACAATCGTGACCCATTGCCGACGGAAATTCAGAACTGCCAGAAATGGCTCGACCAGCAGATGGATACCATCAAGCCGAAAATGGTTGTTACGCTGGGTCGTTATTCGATGGCCAGGTTTTTCCCGGGTAAAAGTATAAGCAAAATTCATGGCACTGCGGTCAAGCAGGACAGCACTATTTTATTTGCCATGTACCACCCGGCAGCGGCGCTCCACCAACAGAGTTTGCGGCAGGCAATAGAGGCGGACATGAAAAAGATACCTGCCGTTCTTGCCGAGACGAAAAGTGTTCCCGAAGCTGAGCCCGGAGCCCAGCAGTTGAGTATGTTCTAG